In Synechococcus sp. A18-25c, a single window of DNA contains:
- a CDS encoding 16S rRNA (uracil(1498)-N(3))-methyltransferase, whose amino-acid sequence MAERRRLLIDASRLPPTGEHRCVHLNDQEARYLRKVLRLKPGSQVDVVDGGGHLWTARLIPGDQLELTTDRAQPLETGSKPMPQLGLAMALVRRGMDDVMRMACELGVDHVQPIQADRSVPQAEDRPERWGVILQEAVEQSERLWRPDLQPCIQSEQWWMALAAEDLRLIAVTRDAGCPHLETWLHQAAGPAPRIWLAIGPEGGWSEREVAWALASGWIGVTLGDTILRSSTAAVAGISALCSWRTLSA is encoded by the coding sequence GTGGCTGAACGACGCCGCCTGCTCATTGATGCCAGCAGGCTTCCCCCTACAGGGGAGCATCGCTGCGTCCATCTGAATGACCAAGAAGCGCGCTATCTGCGCAAAGTGCTGCGGCTGAAGCCCGGTTCTCAGGTGGATGTGGTGGATGGCGGCGGACATCTCTGGACTGCGCGGCTGATACCCGGTGATCAGTTGGAGCTGACCACCGATCGTGCACAACCCCTTGAAACGGGATCGAAGCCCATGCCTCAACTGGGCTTGGCCATGGCGCTGGTTCGTCGCGGTATGGACGATGTGATGCGCATGGCTTGTGAACTAGGTGTGGATCACGTCCAGCCCATCCAGGCTGATCGCAGTGTTCCGCAAGCGGAGGATCGCCCTGAGCGCTGGGGTGTGATTCTTCAGGAGGCTGTCGAGCAGAGCGAGAGGCTTTGGAGGCCAGACCTGCAGCCTTGCATTCAGAGCGAGCAGTGGTGGATGGCTCTCGCTGCGGAGGACTTGCGGCTGATCGCCGTCACACGGGATGCTGGCTGTCCGCACTTGGAAACATGGCTCCATCAGGCTGCGGGGCCAGCCCCGCGCATTTGGTTGGCGATCGGGCCTGAGGGCGGTTGGAGTGAACGTGAAGTGGCTTGGGCTCTCGCCTCCGGTTGGATAGGGGTCACGCTCGGGGACACCATTTTGCGCAGCTCGACTGCGGCGGTCGCTGGCATCAGCGCCCTTTGCTCCTGGCGAACGCTCAGCGCTTGA
- a CDS encoding DUF3531 family protein encodes MQVRFREIDPFNCWIWLRFGEVPSQGERNYVDGIFDSWYVLGRLGGFNAENLQVHEEGDQLSWMSYENDDAGSVMPALMHNMGQLEYQQEWARCWIDLGTSDGIALDVLINALRQLDSDLVQLEELLIGGANEDWPVEEHPDSVFPGMG; translated from the coding sequence ATGCAGGTTCGTTTTCGAGAGATTGATCCCTTCAATTGCTGGATTTGGCTGCGCTTTGGTGAGGTCCCTAGTCAGGGAGAGCGAAATTACGTCGATGGCATCTTCGACAGCTGGTACGTGCTTGGGCGTCTAGGGGGCTTTAACGCTGAAAACCTTCAGGTGCACGAGGAAGGCGATCAGCTCAGTTGGATGAGCTACGAGAACGACGATGCTGGCTCGGTCATGCCCGCTTTGATGCACAACATGGGGCAGCTTGAATACCAGCAAGAGTGGGCACGGTGCTGGATCGACCTGGGGACCAGTGATGGGATCGCGCTGGATGTGTTGATCAATGCGTTGCGGCAGCTGGATTCAGACCTGGTTCAACTAGAAGAACTGTTGATTGGTGGTGCCAACGAAGACTGGCCTGTGGAGGAGCACCCCGACAGTGTTTTCCCGGGAATGGGTTGA
- a CDS encoding ABC transporter ATP-binding protein yields MLELHDVHYRPATAEELVLNGIQLKASRGRPLLISGDSGSGKTSLLDVISGMAGANKGRICWQGQVMNQRQRRWLCGVVFQFPERHFLGLTVSQELKLGHRRLSSEDQAEALRQVGLSGVDGRQAPERLSGGQQRRLALAVQLLRKPDVLLLDEPTAGLDWSVRSEVLELLDQLSRDRLLIVVTHEPELFHGWNCDQQRLHNGRLHALSP; encoded by the coding sequence ATGCTGGAACTGCACGATGTTCATTACAGGCCGGCTACCGCAGAAGAGCTGGTGCTCAACGGCATTCAGCTCAAAGCGTCCCGTGGACGACCCTTATTGATCTCTGGTGACAGCGGCAGCGGCAAAACCAGCCTGCTGGATGTGATCAGCGGGATGGCCGGAGCCAACAAGGGCCGCATCTGCTGGCAGGGACAAGTGATGAACCAGCGACAACGGCGATGGTTATGCGGGGTGGTGTTTCAGTTCCCAGAGCGCCACTTTCTGGGCTTGACCGTGAGCCAGGAACTCAAACTGGGGCATCGTCGTCTGAGCAGCGAAGACCAGGCCGAAGCCCTACGTCAGGTGGGGCTCAGTGGGGTGGACGGACGCCAAGCTCCCGAACGTCTTAGCGGCGGACAGCAGCGACGCCTGGCTCTTGCGGTTCAACTGCTGCGCAAACCGGATGTGCTGCTACTCGATGAACCAACGGCGGGTCTTGATTGGTCCGTTCGCAGCGAAGTGCTCGAACTGCTGGACCAGCTCAGTCGCGACCGATTGCTGATTGTGGTGACCCATGAACCGGAACTGTTTCATGGCTGGAACTGCGATCAACAACGACTGCACAACGGCCGCCTGCACGCTCTGTCACCATGA